One Halichoerus grypus chromosome 1, mHalGry1.hap1.1, whole genome shotgun sequence genomic region harbors:
- the VIPR1 gene encoding vasoactive intestinal polypeptide receptor 1 isoform X2 → MRPTSTPPAGWLCVLASALACALGPAGGQATNLQWEEECYHLRMIEVQHKRCLEEAQLENDTAGCSKMWDNLTCWPATPPGQVVVLACPLIFNLLSPTQGLNVSRSCTHEGWTHLEPGPYPVACGWDDKASDLDQQSMFYNFVKTSYTIGHSLSLAALLVATAILSLFRKLHCTRNYIHMHLFMSFILRAASVFIKDLTLFDSEELNHCTMGSVGCKAAMVLFQYCVMANFFWLLVEGLYLHTLLAVSFFSERKYFWGYILIGWGVPSTFTIVWTIIMIHFEDYGCWDTINSSLWWIIKAPILTSILVNFILFIRIIRILVQKLRSPDVGKSDSSPYSRLAKSTLLLIPLFGVHYFMFVFFPHNFKAEVKMVFELVVGSFQGFVVAILYCFLNGEVQAELRRKWRRWHLKGILGSNLKYQHPSGGSSGATCSTQVSMLTRVSPGARRSSSFQAEVSLV, encoded by the exons GGTGGCCAGGCAACCAACCTGCAGTGGGAGGAGGAATGTTACCATCTGCGGATGATCGAGGTGCAGCACAAGAGGTGCCTGGAGGAAGCCCAGCTGGAGAATGACACAGCAG GCTGCAGCAAGATGTGGGACAACCTCACCTGCTGGCCAGCCACCCCTCCGGGCCAGGTGGTCGTCTTGGCCTGCCCCCTCATCTTTAACTTACTTTCCCCAACTCAAG GCCTCAACGTGAGCCGTAGCTGCACCCACGAGGGCTGGACGCACCTGGAGCCTGGCCCCTATCCCGTTGCCTGTGGCTGGGATGACAAGGCATCAGATTTGGACCAG CAGTCCATGTTCTACAATTTCGTGAAGACCAGCTACACCATTGGCCACAGCCTGTCCCTCGCTGCCCTTCTCGTTGCCACGGCCATCTTGAGCCTGTTCAG GAAGCTCCACTGCACGCGGAACTACATCCACATGCACCTCTTCATGTCCTTCATCCTGAGGGCCGCCTCTGTCTTCATCAAAGACTTGACCCTCTTCGACAGCGAGGAGTTGAACCATTGCACCATGGGCTCG GTGGGCTGTAAGGCAGCCATGGTCTTATTCCAGTACTGTGTCATGGCCAACTTCTTCTGGCTGCTGGTGGAGGGCCTCTACCTGCACACCCTGCTTGCCGTCTCCTTCTTCTCTGAGCGGAAGTACTTCTGGGGGTACATACTCATCGGCTGGG GGGTGCCCAGCACATTCACCATTGTCTGGACCATCATCATGATCCATTTTGAAGATTATGG ATGCTGGGACACCATCAACTCCTCATTGTGGTGGATCATAAAGGCCCCCATCCTCACCTCCATCTTG GTGAACTTTATCCTGTTTATTCGCATCATCCGAATCCTGGTTCAGAAACTTCGGTCCCCAGATGTTGGGAAGAGTGACAGCAGCCCGTACTC GAGGCTGGCCAAGTCCACCCTTCTGCTGATCCCCCTGTTTGGAGTGCACTACTTCATGTTCGTCTTCTTTCCCCACAACTTCAAAGCTGAAGTGAAAATGGTCTTTGAGCTCGTTGTGGGGTCCTTCCAG GGTTTTGTGGTGGCCATCCTCTACTGCTTCCTCAATGGCGAG gtacAGGCGGAGCTGCGGCGGAAGTGGCGGCGCTGGCACCTGAAGGGCATCTTGGGCTCGAACCTCAAATACCAGCACCCCTCGGGAGGCAGCAGCGGGGCCACGTGCAGCACGCAGGTGTCCATGCTGACGCGCGTCAGCCCCGGCGCGCGCCGTTCCTCCAGCTTCCAGGCCGAAGTTTCCCTGGTCTGA
- the VIPR1 gene encoding vasoactive intestinal polypeptide receptor 1 isoform X5: MRPTSTPPAGWLCVLASALACALGPAGGQATNLQWEEECYHLRMIEVQHKRCLEEAQLENDTAGCSKMWDNLTCWPATPPGQVVVLACPLIFNLLSPTQGLNVSRSCTHEGWTHLEPGPYPVACGWDDKASDLDQQSMFYNFVKTSYTIGHSLSLAALLVATAILSLFRWAVRQPWSYSSTVSWPTSSGCWWRASTCTPCLPSPSSLSGSTSGGVPSTFTIVWTIIMIHFEDYGCWDTINSSLWWIIKAPILTSILVNFILFIRIIRILVQKLRSPDVGKSDSSPYSRLAKSTLLLIPLFGVHYFMFVFFPHNFKAEVKMVFELVVGSFQGFVVAILYCFLNGEVQAELRRKWRRWHLKGILGSNLKYQHPSGGSSGATCSTQVSMLTRVSPGARRSSSFQAEVSLV, from the exons GGTGGCCAGGCAACCAACCTGCAGTGGGAGGAGGAATGTTACCATCTGCGGATGATCGAGGTGCAGCACAAGAGGTGCCTGGAGGAAGCCCAGCTGGAGAATGACACAGCAG GCTGCAGCAAGATGTGGGACAACCTCACCTGCTGGCCAGCCACCCCTCCGGGCCAGGTGGTCGTCTTGGCCTGCCCCCTCATCTTTAACTTACTTTCCCCAACTCAAG GCCTCAACGTGAGCCGTAGCTGCACCCACGAGGGCTGGACGCACCTGGAGCCTGGCCCCTATCCCGTTGCCTGTGGCTGGGATGACAAGGCATCAGATTTGGACCAG CAGTCCATGTTCTACAATTTCGTGAAGACCAGCTACACCATTGGCCACAGCCTGTCCCTCGCTGCCCTTCTCGTTGCCACGGCCATCTTGAGCCTGTTCAG GTGGGCTGTAAGGCAGCCATGGTCTTATTCCAGTACTGTGTCATGGCCAACTTCTTCTGGCTGCTGGTGGAGGGCCTCTACCTGCACACCCTGCTTGCCGTCTCCTTCTTCTCTGAGCGGAAGTACTTCTGGGG GGGTGCCCAGCACATTCACCATTGTCTGGACCATCATCATGATCCATTTTGAAGATTATGG ATGCTGGGACACCATCAACTCCTCATTGTGGTGGATCATAAAGGCCCCCATCCTCACCTCCATCTTG GTGAACTTTATCCTGTTTATTCGCATCATCCGAATCCTGGTTCAGAAACTTCGGTCCCCAGATGTTGGGAAGAGTGACAGCAGCCCGTACTC GAGGCTGGCCAAGTCCACCCTTCTGCTGATCCCCCTGTTTGGAGTGCACTACTTCATGTTCGTCTTCTTTCCCCACAACTTCAAAGCTGAAGTGAAAATGGTCTTTGAGCTCGTTGTGGGGTCCTTCCAG GGTTTTGTGGTGGCCATCCTCTACTGCTTCCTCAATGGCGAG gtacAGGCGGAGCTGCGGCGGAAGTGGCGGCGCTGGCACCTGAAGGGCATCTTGGGCTCGAACCTCAAATACCAGCACCCCTCGGGAGGCAGCAGCGGGGCCACGTGCAGCACGCAGGTGTCCATGCTGACGCGCGTCAGCCCCGGCGCGCGCCGTTCCTCCAGCTTCCAGGCCGAAGTTTCCCTGGTCTGA
- the VIPR1 gene encoding vasoactive intestinal polypeptide receptor 1 isoform X3, producing MIEVQHKRCLEEAQLENDTAGCSKMWDNLTCWPATPPGQVVVLACPLIFNLLSPTQGLNVSRSCTHEGWTHLEPGPYPVACGWDDKASDLDQQQSMFYNFVKTSYTIGHSLSLAALLVATAILSLFRKLHCTRNYIHMHLFMSFILRAASVFIKDLTLFDSEELNHCTMGSVGCKAAMVLFQYCVMANFFWLLVEGLYLHTLLAVSFFSERKYFWGYILIGWGVPSTFTIVWTIIMIHFEDYGCWDTINSSLWWIIKAPILTSILVNFILFIRIIRILVQKLRSPDVGKSDSSPYSRLAKSTLLLIPLFGVHYFMFVFFPHNFKAEVKMVFELVVGSFQGFVVAILYCFLNGEVQAELRRKWRRWHLKGILGSNLKYQHPSGGSSGATCSTQVSMLTRVSPGARRSSSFQAEVSLV from the exons ATGATCGAGGTGCAGCACAAGAGGTGCCTGGAGGAAGCCCAGCTGGAGAATGACACAGCAG GCTGCAGCAAGATGTGGGACAACCTCACCTGCTGGCCAGCCACCCCTCCGGGCCAGGTGGTCGTCTTGGCCTGCCCCCTCATCTTTAACTTACTTTCCCCAACTCAAG GCCTCAACGTGAGCCGTAGCTGCACCCACGAGGGCTGGACGCACCTGGAGCCTGGCCCCTATCCCGTTGCCTGTGGCTGGGATGACAAGGCATCAGATTTGGACCAG CAGCAGTCCATGTTCTACAATTTCGTGAAGACCAGCTACACCATTGGCCACAGCCTGTCCCTCGCTGCCCTTCTCGTTGCCACGGCCATCTTGAGCCTGTTCAG GAAGCTCCACTGCACGCGGAACTACATCCACATGCACCTCTTCATGTCCTTCATCCTGAGGGCCGCCTCTGTCTTCATCAAAGACTTGACCCTCTTCGACAGCGAGGAGTTGAACCATTGCACCATGGGCTCG GTGGGCTGTAAGGCAGCCATGGTCTTATTCCAGTACTGTGTCATGGCCAACTTCTTCTGGCTGCTGGTGGAGGGCCTCTACCTGCACACCCTGCTTGCCGTCTCCTTCTTCTCTGAGCGGAAGTACTTCTGGGGGTACATACTCATCGGCTGGG GGGTGCCCAGCACATTCACCATTGTCTGGACCATCATCATGATCCATTTTGAAGATTATGG ATGCTGGGACACCATCAACTCCTCATTGTGGTGGATCATAAAGGCCCCCATCCTCACCTCCATCTTG GTGAACTTTATCCTGTTTATTCGCATCATCCGAATCCTGGTTCAGAAACTTCGGTCCCCAGATGTTGGGAAGAGTGACAGCAGCCCGTACTC GAGGCTGGCCAAGTCCACCCTTCTGCTGATCCCCCTGTTTGGAGTGCACTACTTCATGTTCGTCTTCTTTCCCCACAACTTCAAAGCTGAAGTGAAAATGGTCTTTGAGCTCGTTGTGGGGTCCTTCCAG GGTTTTGTGGTGGCCATCCTCTACTGCTTCCTCAATGGCGAG gtacAGGCGGAGCTGCGGCGGAAGTGGCGGCGCTGGCACCTGAAGGGCATCTTGGGCTCGAACCTCAAATACCAGCACCCCTCGGGAGGCAGCAGCGGGGCCACGTGCAGCACGCAGGTGTCCATGCTGACGCGCGTCAGCCCCGGCGCGCGCCGTTCCTCCAGCTTCCAGGCCGAAGTTTCCCTGGTCTGA
- the VIPR1 gene encoding vasoactive intestinal polypeptide receptor 1 isoform X1, which translates to MRPTSTPPAGWLCVLASALACALGPAGGQATNLQWEEECYHLRMIEVQHKRCLEEAQLENDTAGCSKMWDNLTCWPATPPGQVVVLACPLIFNLLSPTQGLNVSRSCTHEGWTHLEPGPYPVACGWDDKASDLDQQQSMFYNFVKTSYTIGHSLSLAALLVATAILSLFRKLHCTRNYIHMHLFMSFILRAASVFIKDLTLFDSEELNHCTMGSVGCKAAMVLFQYCVMANFFWLLVEGLYLHTLLAVSFFSERKYFWGYILIGWGVPSTFTIVWTIIMIHFEDYGCWDTINSSLWWIIKAPILTSILVNFILFIRIIRILVQKLRSPDVGKSDSSPYSRLAKSTLLLIPLFGVHYFMFVFFPHNFKAEVKMVFELVVGSFQGFVVAILYCFLNGEVQAELRRKWRRWHLKGILGSNLKYQHPSGGSSGATCSTQVSMLTRVSPGARRSSSFQAEVSLV; encoded by the exons GGTGGCCAGGCAACCAACCTGCAGTGGGAGGAGGAATGTTACCATCTGCGGATGATCGAGGTGCAGCACAAGAGGTGCCTGGAGGAAGCCCAGCTGGAGAATGACACAGCAG GCTGCAGCAAGATGTGGGACAACCTCACCTGCTGGCCAGCCACCCCTCCGGGCCAGGTGGTCGTCTTGGCCTGCCCCCTCATCTTTAACTTACTTTCCCCAACTCAAG GCCTCAACGTGAGCCGTAGCTGCACCCACGAGGGCTGGACGCACCTGGAGCCTGGCCCCTATCCCGTTGCCTGTGGCTGGGATGACAAGGCATCAGATTTGGACCAG CAGCAGTCCATGTTCTACAATTTCGTGAAGACCAGCTACACCATTGGCCACAGCCTGTCCCTCGCTGCCCTTCTCGTTGCCACGGCCATCTTGAGCCTGTTCAG GAAGCTCCACTGCACGCGGAACTACATCCACATGCACCTCTTCATGTCCTTCATCCTGAGGGCCGCCTCTGTCTTCATCAAAGACTTGACCCTCTTCGACAGCGAGGAGTTGAACCATTGCACCATGGGCTCG GTGGGCTGTAAGGCAGCCATGGTCTTATTCCAGTACTGTGTCATGGCCAACTTCTTCTGGCTGCTGGTGGAGGGCCTCTACCTGCACACCCTGCTTGCCGTCTCCTTCTTCTCTGAGCGGAAGTACTTCTGGGGGTACATACTCATCGGCTGGG GGGTGCCCAGCACATTCACCATTGTCTGGACCATCATCATGATCCATTTTGAAGATTATGG ATGCTGGGACACCATCAACTCCTCATTGTGGTGGATCATAAAGGCCCCCATCCTCACCTCCATCTTG GTGAACTTTATCCTGTTTATTCGCATCATCCGAATCCTGGTTCAGAAACTTCGGTCCCCAGATGTTGGGAAGAGTGACAGCAGCCCGTACTC GAGGCTGGCCAAGTCCACCCTTCTGCTGATCCCCCTGTTTGGAGTGCACTACTTCATGTTCGTCTTCTTTCCCCACAACTTCAAAGCTGAAGTGAAAATGGTCTTTGAGCTCGTTGTGGGGTCCTTCCAG GGTTTTGTGGTGGCCATCCTCTACTGCTTCCTCAATGGCGAG gtacAGGCGGAGCTGCGGCGGAAGTGGCGGCGCTGGCACCTGAAGGGCATCTTGGGCTCGAACCTCAAATACCAGCACCCCTCGGGAGGCAGCAGCGGGGCCACGTGCAGCACGCAGGTGTCCATGCTGACGCGCGTCAGCCCCGGCGCGCGCCGTTCCTCCAGCTTCCAGGCCGAAGTTTCCCTGGTCTGA
- the VIPR1 gene encoding vasoactive intestinal polypeptide receptor 1 isoform X6 — MRPTSTPPAGWLCVLASALACALGPAGGQATNLQWEEECYHLRMIEVQHKRCLEEAQLENDTAGCSKMWDNLTCWPATPPGQVVVLACPLIFNLLSPTQGLNVSRSCTHEGWTHLEPGPYPVACGWDDKASDLDQQQSMFYNFVKTSYTIGHSLSLAALLVATAILSLFRWAVRQPWSYSSTVSWPTSSGCWWRASTCTPCLPSPSSLSGRVPSTFTIVWTIIMIHFEDYGCWDTINSSLWWIIKAPILTSILVNFILFIRIIRILVQKLRSPDVGKSDSSPYSRLAKSTLLLIPLFGVHYFMFVFFPHNFKAEVKMVFELVVGSFQGFVVAILYCFLNGEVQAELRRKWRRWHLKGILGSNLKYQHPSGGSSGATCSTQVSMLTRVSPGARRSSSFQAEVSLV, encoded by the exons GGTGGCCAGGCAACCAACCTGCAGTGGGAGGAGGAATGTTACCATCTGCGGATGATCGAGGTGCAGCACAAGAGGTGCCTGGAGGAAGCCCAGCTGGAGAATGACACAGCAG GCTGCAGCAAGATGTGGGACAACCTCACCTGCTGGCCAGCCACCCCTCCGGGCCAGGTGGTCGTCTTGGCCTGCCCCCTCATCTTTAACTTACTTTCCCCAACTCAAG GCCTCAACGTGAGCCGTAGCTGCACCCACGAGGGCTGGACGCACCTGGAGCCTGGCCCCTATCCCGTTGCCTGTGGCTGGGATGACAAGGCATCAGATTTGGACCAG CAGCAGTCCATGTTCTACAATTTCGTGAAGACCAGCTACACCATTGGCCACAGCCTGTCCCTCGCTGCCCTTCTCGTTGCCACGGCCATCTTGAGCCTGTTCAG GTGGGCTGTAAGGCAGCCATGGTCTTATTCCAGTACTGTGTCATGGCCAACTTCTTCTGGCTGCTGGTGGAGGGCCTCTACCTGCACACCCTGCTTGCCGTCTCCTTCTTCTCTGAGCGGAA GGGTGCCCAGCACATTCACCATTGTCTGGACCATCATCATGATCCATTTTGAAGATTATGG ATGCTGGGACACCATCAACTCCTCATTGTGGTGGATCATAAAGGCCCCCATCCTCACCTCCATCTTG GTGAACTTTATCCTGTTTATTCGCATCATCCGAATCCTGGTTCAGAAACTTCGGTCCCCAGATGTTGGGAAGAGTGACAGCAGCCCGTACTC GAGGCTGGCCAAGTCCACCCTTCTGCTGATCCCCCTGTTTGGAGTGCACTACTTCATGTTCGTCTTCTTTCCCCACAACTTCAAAGCTGAAGTGAAAATGGTCTTTGAGCTCGTTGTGGGGTCCTTCCAG GGTTTTGTGGTGGCCATCCTCTACTGCTTCCTCAATGGCGAG gtacAGGCGGAGCTGCGGCGGAAGTGGCGGCGCTGGCACCTGAAGGGCATCTTGGGCTCGAACCTCAAATACCAGCACCCCTCGGGAGGCAGCAGCGGGGCCACGTGCAGCACGCAGGTGTCCATGCTGACGCGCGTCAGCCCCGGCGCGCGCCGTTCCTCCAGCTTCCAGGCCGAAGTTTCCCTGGTCTGA
- the VIPR1 gene encoding vasoactive intestinal polypeptide receptor 1 isoform X4: protein MRPTSTPPAGWLCVLASALACALGPAGGQATNLQWEEECYHLRMIEVQHKRCLEEAQLENDTAGCSKMWDNLTCWPATPPGQVVVLACPLIFNLLSPTQGLNVSRSCTHEGWTHLEPGPYPVACGWDDKASDLDQQQSMFYNFVKTSYTIGHSLSLAALLVATAILSLFRWAVRQPWSYSSTVSWPTSSGCWWRASTCTPCLPSPSSLSGSTSGGVPSTFTIVWTIIMIHFEDYGCWDTINSSLWWIIKAPILTSILVNFILFIRIIRILVQKLRSPDVGKSDSSPYSRLAKSTLLLIPLFGVHYFMFVFFPHNFKAEVKMVFELVVGSFQGFVVAILYCFLNGEVQAELRRKWRRWHLKGILGSNLKYQHPSGGSSGATCSTQVSMLTRVSPGARRSSSFQAEVSLV from the exons GGTGGCCAGGCAACCAACCTGCAGTGGGAGGAGGAATGTTACCATCTGCGGATGATCGAGGTGCAGCACAAGAGGTGCCTGGAGGAAGCCCAGCTGGAGAATGACACAGCAG GCTGCAGCAAGATGTGGGACAACCTCACCTGCTGGCCAGCCACCCCTCCGGGCCAGGTGGTCGTCTTGGCCTGCCCCCTCATCTTTAACTTACTTTCCCCAACTCAAG GCCTCAACGTGAGCCGTAGCTGCACCCACGAGGGCTGGACGCACCTGGAGCCTGGCCCCTATCCCGTTGCCTGTGGCTGGGATGACAAGGCATCAGATTTGGACCAG CAGCAGTCCATGTTCTACAATTTCGTGAAGACCAGCTACACCATTGGCCACAGCCTGTCCCTCGCTGCCCTTCTCGTTGCCACGGCCATCTTGAGCCTGTTCAG GTGGGCTGTAAGGCAGCCATGGTCTTATTCCAGTACTGTGTCATGGCCAACTTCTTCTGGCTGCTGGTGGAGGGCCTCTACCTGCACACCCTGCTTGCCGTCTCCTTCTTCTCTGAGCGGAAGTACTTCTGGGG GGGTGCCCAGCACATTCACCATTGTCTGGACCATCATCATGATCCATTTTGAAGATTATGG ATGCTGGGACACCATCAACTCCTCATTGTGGTGGATCATAAAGGCCCCCATCCTCACCTCCATCTTG GTGAACTTTATCCTGTTTATTCGCATCATCCGAATCCTGGTTCAGAAACTTCGGTCCCCAGATGTTGGGAAGAGTGACAGCAGCCCGTACTC GAGGCTGGCCAAGTCCACCCTTCTGCTGATCCCCCTGTTTGGAGTGCACTACTTCATGTTCGTCTTCTTTCCCCACAACTTCAAAGCTGAAGTGAAAATGGTCTTTGAGCTCGTTGTGGGGTCCTTCCAG GGTTTTGTGGTGGCCATCCTCTACTGCTTCCTCAATGGCGAG gtacAGGCGGAGCTGCGGCGGAAGTGGCGGCGCTGGCACCTGAAGGGCATCTTGGGCTCGAACCTCAAATACCAGCACCCCTCGGGAGGCAGCAGCGGGGCCACGTGCAGCACGCAGGTGTCCATGCTGACGCGCGTCAGCCCCGGCGCGCGCCGTTCCTCCAGCTTCCAGGCCGAAGTTTCCCTGGTCTGA